One genomic window of Candidatus Limnocylindrales bacterium includes the following:
- a CDS encoding metallophosphoesterase family protein, whose protein sequence is MESRVTRREFLKKVGRGGFGLYLSTLPVSLISCTQAEKKTFSSFQEVYRSSSKNLSKTDLELLRYPYLQCPTTSSMKIAWKTKSSCKGEIRYGLTQDLEQIANGLSPTECHLVTLLDLQPDTQYYYQIFGDGAPLTEMETFKTAKPCSSKSFSFIAFGDSGSGNTDQYRVAEVMKSLNFDLAILTGDIVYPNGDTAYYESNYFRPYRDLIKKVPFFPSLGNHDLDSKNGQGYLEAFDVPANNPLNSKRYYTFRYAHALFIALDSNEGLLYKPDQIQGSPQYKWLVHELQKAENDPEVNWRFVFFHHPPYSGGYHGQGGQKERLAQLRKTLVPVLEKYQVDMVFNGHDHHYERSYPIRDGSIESEPVSDTQGIVYIVTGGGGRGNNFWRSRLKKGPWCAYIEDTFHVTYVEIDGSLLTLKAINDRGEVIDKATIQKSRI, encoded by the coding sequence ATGGAAAGCAGAGTTACACGAAGAGAATTTTTAAAGAAAGTGGGGCGAGGTGGTTTTGGACTTTACCTGAGTACATTGCCCGTAAGTTTAATATCCTGTACCCAGGCTGAGAAAAAAACCTTTTCATCATTCCAGGAGGTTTATAGAAGTTCATCTAAAAACCTGTCTAAAACCGATTTAGAGTTACTTCGATATCCTTACCTTCAATGCCCTACCACTTCTTCGATGAAAATTGCCTGGAAAACAAAAAGTTCCTGTAAAGGTGAGATCCGATACGGACTGACACAAGATTTAGAACAGATTGCAAACGGTCTTTCACCTACAGAGTGCCATCTCGTGACGCTTCTAGATCTTCAACCGGATACCCAGTACTATTATCAGATTTTTGGCGATGGAGCCCCCCTGACAGAAATGGAAACTTTCAAAACAGCCAAACCGTGTAGTTCTAAAAGTTTCTCCTTTATCGCATTTGGAGATTCCGGTAGTGGTAATACGGATCAATATCGGGTCGCAGAGGTCATGAAAAGTTTAAATTTTGACCTGGCTATTCTGACGGGAGATATTGTCTATCCCAATGGGGATACTGCCTACTATGAGTCTAACTACTTCCGACCCTATCGAGACCTGATAAAAAAGGTTCCCTTCTTTCCTTCACTGGGAAACCATGATCTGGATTCCAAAAACGGACAAGGTTACTTAGAGGCATTTGATGTTCCCGCTAATAATCCTCTGAATTCCAAACGATATTATACCTTTAGATATGCCCATGCTCTGTTTATAGCCTTAGATAGTAATGAAGGGCTTTTATATAAACCGGATCAAATTCAAGGAAGTCCTCAATATAAGTGGCTGGTTCATGAACTTCAGAAGGCCGAGAACGACCCGGAGGTCAACTGGCGATTTGTCTTTTTTCACCATCCCCCTTATAGTGGAGGATACCACGGTCAGGGAGGTCAGAAAGAACGGCTGGCCCAGCTCAGGAAAACCCTGGTTCCAGTATTGGAGAAATACCAGGTGGATATGGTGTTTAATGGCCACGATCACCACTATGAGAGATCTTATCCCATAAGGGACGGCAGTATAGAAAGTGAACCTGTTTCCGATACCCAGGGGATTGTCTATATTGTAACCGGTGGGGGGGGACGGGGAAATAATTTCTGGCGAAGCCGTCTAAAGAAAGGGCCCTGGTGTGCCTATATTGAAGATACTTTCCATGTAACCTATGTCGAGATTGATGGAAGCCTCCTCACCCTTAAAGCCATTAATGATCGGGGAGAAGTTATAGATAAGGCTACGATTCAGAAATCCAGGATTTAA
- a CDS encoding vitamin K epoxide reductase family protein gives MKSLKTSSSRPFKVIPNSIVLAFLIVSLVGFLDATYLTAKHYLGEVPTCSLLEGCEKVLTSPYATLGRVPVALPGALYYLVIFLSLVAYVDTPRRSILRFTAYLTFFGFLTSLGFIYLQLFVLKAVCLYCMASAASSIVLFGLGIYVLKCR, from the coding sequence ATGAAGAGTTTAAAAACCTCATCCAGCAGGCCATTCAAAGTAATTCCTAACTCCATTGTTCTTGCTTTTCTCATCGTCAGTCTGGTAGGTTTTTTAGATGCAACCTACCTGACTGCCAAACATTACCTGGGGGAAGTTCCCACCTGCTCCCTCCTAGAAGGTTGCGAAAAGGTCCTCACAAGCCCCTATGCGACCCTGGGAAGGGTCCCTGTAGCCCTGCCCGGAGCCTTGTATTATCTGGTTATTTTTCTCTCCCTGGTTGCTTACGTGGATACGCCACGAAGGAGTATCCTCCGTTTTACCGCCTATTTGACTTTCTTTGGCTTCCTGACTTCGCTGGGGTTTATCTATCTTCAACTTTTTGTTCTTAAGGCTGTTTGCCTCTACTGTATGGCTTCGGCAGCAAGTTCCATCGTTTTATTCGGTCTGGGTATTTATGTGTTGAAATGTCGGTAA
- a CDS encoding thioredoxin domain-containing protein, whose protein sequence is MADNNHRHLTKRERRELRREEKKQARLHEQKQEQRKRLRRRITLWFFVLLGVGGGIFGMIQLAKNPSSYKASPPTSLDSTAGWTKGNKDAKVTLIEYSDFQCPACRNSYAWVKRLTLEFNDKMQFVYRHFPLKQIHPNAELAARAAEAAGRQGKFWEMHDMLFENQSSWANRSDAGEIFIKYAQSLNLSVEQFKNDLNSREVREKVENDYQHSIQSGIDATPTFFLNGKKIQNPRSYEEFKNLIQQAIQSNS, encoded by the coding sequence ATGGCCGACAACAACCACCGACATTTGACTAAAAGAGAACGTCGGGAATTGAGACGGGAGGAAAAAAAGCAAGCCAGATTACATGAACAAAAACAAGAACAACGGAAACGCCTACGCAGGCGGATTACCCTCTGGTTTTTTGTGTTGCTCGGCGTTGGCGGTGGGATCTTTGGAATGATCCAGTTGGCCAAAAATCCCTCTTCCTACAAAGCCTCTCCACCAACCTCCCTAGACTCAACTGCAGGTTGGACCAAAGGCAATAAAGATGCAAAGGTTACTCTGATCGAATACAGCGACTTTCAATGTCCTGCTTGCCGTAATAGCTATGCCTGGGTTAAAAGATTAACCCTGGAATTTAACGATAAAATGCAATTTGTCTATCGCCATTTTCCCCTCAAGCAAATTCATCCCAACGCAGAATTGGCTGCACGCGCTGCCGAAGCCGCCGGCAGGCAGGGTAAGTTTTGGGAAATGCATGACATGCTTTTTGAAAATCAGAGTAGTTGGGCAAATCGGTCCGATGCCGGGGAGATTTTTATAAAATATGCTCAATCCCTTAATCTCAGTGTGGAACAGTTTAAAAATGATCTCAACTCCAGGGAAGTGCGAGAAAAGGTAGAAAACGATTATCAGCACAGTATTCAATCCGGTATAGACGCCACGCCAACTTTTTTTCTTAACGGAAAGAAAATTCAAAACCCCAGAAGCTATGAAGAGTTTAAAAACCTCATCCAGCAGGCCATTCAAAGTAATTCCTAA